A single Gadus macrocephalus chromosome 22, ASM3116895v1 DNA region contains:
- the sgce gene encoding epsilon-sarcoglycan isoform X5 — protein sequence MFASAISIWMAIVYIVHANDVQHTNLHERNASMGLKQRPPLFRDVVTILSRSHADRNVYPSAGVLFVHVLEREYFKGEFPPYPKSGDATSDPITFNTNLMGYPDRPGWLRYIQRTTHSDGVLYGSPTGQHAGKPTIIEITAYNRRSFETARHNLVVNIMGNEEYPLPYQAEFYIKNMNVEEMLASEVLGDFLGAVKNVWQPERLNAINITSALDRGGRVPLPINNLKEGVYVMVGADAPFSSCLREVEGPHNQLRCSQEMEPAISCDKKFRAQFDIDWCKISLVDINKLGTSHSHNRPDPGTGILAEFGEYNPPSESLKSRDYYADFLVTLAVPAAVAMVLFVILGYTMCCRREGVIQLVHHSSIQKSSKELRNMSKNREISWPLSTLPVFNPVSGEVVPPIHPDNYETTSMPLMQAQTNLQNQITIPQQRPSGDSYVMSTFRRLEVNGIPEERKVAEALNL from the exons ATGTTCGCCTCTGCAATTTCCATATGGATGGCTATAG TTTACATTGTGCATGCCAATGATGTCCAACACACCAATTTGCATGAGAGAAATGCCTCCATGGGCTTGAAGCAGAGACCACCGTTGTTCAGAGATG TGGTCACCATCTTGTCGAGGTCGCACGCGGACCGCAACGTCTACCCGTCTGCAGGGGTGCTGTTTGTCCACGTGTTGGAGAGAGAGTACTTCAAAGGAGAGTTCCCTCCGTACCCAAAGTCAG GTGATGCCACCAGTGACCCCATTACCTTCAACACAAACCTGATGGGCTACCCAGACAGGCCCGGCTGGCTGCGCTATATACAGCGGACCACCCACAGTGACGGCGTCCTATATGGTTCCCCAACTGGCCAGCATGCGGGCAAGCCCACCATCATAGAG aTTACCGCTTATAACAGACGCTCCTTCGAGACGGCGCGCCACAATTTGGTTGTAAACATCATGGGAAATGAAG agTACCCTCTGCCCTACCAGGCTGAGTTCTACATAAAGAACATGAACGTGGAGGAGATGCTGGCCAGCGAGGTGCTGGGTGACTTCCTGGGCGCCGTGAAGAACGTGTGGCAGCCCGAGCGGCTCAACGCCATCAACATCACGTCGGCTCTGGACCGCGGCGGGCGCGTGCCGCTGCCCATCAACAACCTCAAAGAAGG TGTGTATGTGATGGTGGGCGCGGACGCCCCCTTCTCGTCGTGCCTGCGGGAGGTGGAGGGACCCCACAACCAGCTGCGCTGCAGCCAGGAGATGGAGCCCGCCATCAGCTGCGACAAGAAGTTCCGGGCGCAGTTCGACATCGACTGGTGCAAGATCTCACTG GTGGACATCAACAAGCTGGGGACCAGCCACAGCCACAACCGGCCCGATCCAGGCACGGGGATCCTGGCCGAGTTCGGGGAGTACAACCCCCCCTCAGAGTCCCTGAAGAGCCGCGACTACTACGCAGACTTCCTTGTGACGCTGGCCGTGCCCGCCGCCGTGGCCATGGTCCTGTTCGTCATCCTGGGCTATACCATGTGTTGTAGACGGGAAGGGGT CATCCAGCTGGTGCACCACAGCTCCATCCAGAAGTCCTCCAAGGAGCTGAGGAACATGTCCAAGAACCGCGAGATCTCCTGGCCCCTGTCCACGCTGCCCGTCTTCAACCCCGTCAGCGGGGAGGTGGTGCCCCCCATCCACCCGGACAACTACGAGACCACCAGCATGCCCCTCATGCAGGCTCAGAC AAACCTGCAAAACCAGATTACAATACCACAGCAGCGACCATCAG GAGATAGTTATGTAATGTCAACATTTCGAAGGCTGGAG GTAAATGGTATTCCTGAGGAGCGGAAGGTAGCCGAGGCGCTGAACTTGTGA
- the sgce gene encoding epsilon-sarcoglycan isoform X6, translated as MFASAISIWMAIVVTILSRSHADRNVYPSAGVLFVHVLEREYFKGEFPPYPKSGDATSDPITFNTNLMGYPDRPGWLRYIQRTTHSDGVLYGSPTGQHAGKPTIIEITAYNRRSFETARHNLVVNIMGNEEYPLPYQAEFYIKNMNVEEMLASEVLGDFLGAVKNVWQPERLNAINITSALDRGGRVPLPINNLKEGVYVMVGADAPFSSCLREVEGPHNQLRCSQEMEPAISCDKKFRAQFDIDWCKISLVDINKLGTSHSHNRPDPGTGILAEFGEYNPPSESLKSRDYYADFLVTLAVPAAVAMVLFVILGYTMCCRREGVDKRNMQTPDIQLVHHSSIQKSSKELRNMSKNREISWPLSTLPVFNPVSGEVVPPIHPDNYETTSMPLMQAQTNLQNQITIPQQRPSGWLQLTRFGELCVCVCVCVCVCVCVCVLDLFHSDLAKTRIQKVIRVDL; from the exons ATGTTCGCCTCTGCAATTTCCATATGGATGGCTATAG TGGTCACCATCTTGTCGAGGTCGCACGCGGACCGCAACGTCTACCCGTCTGCAGGGGTGCTGTTTGTCCACGTGTTGGAGAGAGAGTACTTCAAAGGAGAGTTCCCTCCGTACCCAAAGTCAG GTGATGCCACCAGTGACCCCATTACCTTCAACACAAACCTGATGGGCTACCCAGACAGGCCCGGCTGGCTGCGCTATATACAGCGGACCACCCACAGTGACGGCGTCCTATATGGTTCCCCAACTGGCCAGCATGCGGGCAAGCCCACCATCATAGAG aTTACCGCTTATAACAGACGCTCCTTCGAGACGGCGCGCCACAATTTGGTTGTAAACATCATGGGAAATGAAG agTACCCTCTGCCCTACCAGGCTGAGTTCTACATAAAGAACATGAACGTGGAGGAGATGCTGGCCAGCGAGGTGCTGGGTGACTTCCTGGGCGCCGTGAAGAACGTGTGGCAGCCCGAGCGGCTCAACGCCATCAACATCACGTCGGCTCTGGACCGCGGCGGGCGCGTGCCGCTGCCCATCAACAACCTCAAAGAAGG TGTGTATGTGATGGTGGGCGCGGACGCCCCCTTCTCGTCGTGCCTGCGGGAGGTGGAGGGACCCCACAACCAGCTGCGCTGCAGCCAGGAGATGGAGCCCGCCATCAGCTGCGACAAGAAGTTCCGGGCGCAGTTCGACATCGACTGGTGCAAGATCTCACTG GTGGACATCAACAAGCTGGGGACCAGCCACAGCCACAACCGGCCCGATCCAGGCACGGGGATCCTGGCCGAGTTCGGGGAGTACAACCCCCCCTCAGAGTCCCTGAAGAGCCGCGACTACTACGCAGACTTCCTTGTGACGCTGGCCGTGCCCGCCGCCGTGGCCATGGTCCTGTTCGTCATCCTGGGCTATACCATGTGTTGTAGACGGGAAGGGGT GGATAAAAGAAACATGCAAACACCAGA CATCCAGCTGGTGCACCACAGCTCCATCCAGAAGTCCTCCAAGGAGCTGAGGAACATGTCCAAGAACCGCGAGATCTCCTGGCCCCTGTCCACGCTGCCCGTCTTCAACCCCGTCAGCGGGGAGGTGGTGCCCCCCATCCACCCGGACAACTACGAGACCACCAGCATGCCCCTCATGCAGGCTCAGAC AAACCTGCAAAACCAGATTACAATACCACAGCAGCGACCATCAGGTTGGTTACAGCTTACTCGGTTCGgcgaactgtgtgtgtgtgtgtgtgtgtgtgtgtgtgtgtgtgtgtgtgtgtgtgtgt tggATTTATTTCACAGTGACTTGGCTAAAACTAGAATCCAAAAAGTCATTAGAGTGGATTTGTGA
- the sgce gene encoding epsilon-sarcoglycan isoform X3 produces MFASAISIWMAIVYIVHANDVQHTNLHERNASMGLKQRPPLFRDVVTILSRSHADRNVYPSAGVLFVHVLEREYFKGEFPPYPKSGDATSDPITFNTNLMGYPDRPGWLRYIQRTTHSDGVLYGSPTGQHAGKPTIIEITAYNRRSFETARHNLVVNIMGNEEYPLPYQAEFYIKNMNVEEMLASEVLGDFLGAVKNVWQPERLNAINITSALDRGGRVPLPINNLKEGVYVMVGADAPFSSCLREVEGPHNQLRCSQEMEPAISCDKKFRAQFDIDWCKISLVDINKLGTSHSHNRPDPGTGILAEFGEYNPPSESLKSRDYYADFLVTLAVPAAVAMVLFVILGYTMCCRREGVDKRNMQTPDIQLVHHSSIQKSSKELRNMSKNREISWPLSTLPVFNPVSGEVVPPIHPDNYETTSMPLMQAQTNLQNQITIPQQRPSGDSYVMSTFRRLEVNGIPEERKVAEALNL; encoded by the exons ATGTTCGCCTCTGCAATTTCCATATGGATGGCTATAG TTTACATTGTGCATGCCAATGATGTCCAACACACCAATTTGCATGAGAGAAATGCCTCCATGGGCTTGAAGCAGAGACCACCGTTGTTCAGAGATG TGGTCACCATCTTGTCGAGGTCGCACGCGGACCGCAACGTCTACCCGTCTGCAGGGGTGCTGTTTGTCCACGTGTTGGAGAGAGAGTACTTCAAAGGAGAGTTCCCTCCGTACCCAAAGTCAG GTGATGCCACCAGTGACCCCATTACCTTCAACACAAACCTGATGGGCTACCCAGACAGGCCCGGCTGGCTGCGCTATATACAGCGGACCACCCACAGTGACGGCGTCCTATATGGTTCCCCAACTGGCCAGCATGCGGGCAAGCCCACCATCATAGAG aTTACCGCTTATAACAGACGCTCCTTCGAGACGGCGCGCCACAATTTGGTTGTAAACATCATGGGAAATGAAG agTACCCTCTGCCCTACCAGGCTGAGTTCTACATAAAGAACATGAACGTGGAGGAGATGCTGGCCAGCGAGGTGCTGGGTGACTTCCTGGGCGCCGTGAAGAACGTGTGGCAGCCCGAGCGGCTCAACGCCATCAACATCACGTCGGCTCTGGACCGCGGCGGGCGCGTGCCGCTGCCCATCAACAACCTCAAAGAAGG TGTGTATGTGATGGTGGGCGCGGACGCCCCCTTCTCGTCGTGCCTGCGGGAGGTGGAGGGACCCCACAACCAGCTGCGCTGCAGCCAGGAGATGGAGCCCGCCATCAGCTGCGACAAGAAGTTCCGGGCGCAGTTCGACATCGACTGGTGCAAGATCTCACTG GTGGACATCAACAAGCTGGGGACCAGCCACAGCCACAACCGGCCCGATCCAGGCACGGGGATCCTGGCCGAGTTCGGGGAGTACAACCCCCCCTCAGAGTCCCTGAAGAGCCGCGACTACTACGCAGACTTCCTTGTGACGCTGGCCGTGCCCGCCGCCGTGGCCATGGTCCTGTTCGTCATCCTGGGCTATACCATGTGTTGTAGACGGGAAGGGGT GGATAAAAGAAACATGCAAACACCAGA CATCCAGCTGGTGCACCACAGCTCCATCCAGAAGTCCTCCAAGGAGCTGAGGAACATGTCCAAGAACCGCGAGATCTCCTGGCCCCTGTCCACGCTGCCCGTCTTCAACCCCGTCAGCGGGGAGGTGGTGCCCCCCATCCACCCGGACAACTACGAGACCACCAGCATGCCCCTCATGCAGGCTCAGAC AAACCTGCAAAACCAGATTACAATACCACAGCAGCGACCATCAG GAGATAGTTATGTAATGTCAACATTTCGAAGGCTGGAG GTAAATGGTATTCCTGAGGAGCGGAAGGTAGCCGAGGCGCTGAACTTGTGA
- the sgce gene encoding epsilon-sarcoglycan isoform X7, translating to MFASAISIWMAIVYIVHANDVQHTNLHERNASMGLKQRPPLFRDVVTILSRSHADRNVYPSAGVLFVHVLEREYFKGEFPPYPKSGDATSDPITFNTNLMGYPDRPGWLRYIQRTTHSDGVLYGSPTGQHAGKPTIIEITAYNRRSFETARHNLVVNIMGNEEYPLPYQAEFYIKNMNVEEMLASEVLGDFLGAVKNVWQPERLNAINITSALDRGGRVPLPINNLKEGVYVMVGADAPFSSCLREVEGPHNQLRCSQEMEPAISCDKKFRAQFDIDWCKISLVDINKLGTSHSHNRPDPGTGILAEFGEYNPPSESLKSRDYYADFLVTLAVPAAVAMVLFVILGYTMCCRREGVDKRNMQTPDIQLVHHSSIQKSSKELRNMSKNREISWPLSTLPVFNPVSGEVVPPIHPDNYETTSMPLMQAQTNLQNQITIPQQRPSGKWYS from the exons ATGTTCGCCTCTGCAATTTCCATATGGATGGCTATAG TTTACATTGTGCATGCCAATGATGTCCAACACACCAATTTGCATGAGAGAAATGCCTCCATGGGCTTGAAGCAGAGACCACCGTTGTTCAGAGATG TGGTCACCATCTTGTCGAGGTCGCACGCGGACCGCAACGTCTACCCGTCTGCAGGGGTGCTGTTTGTCCACGTGTTGGAGAGAGAGTACTTCAAAGGAGAGTTCCCTCCGTACCCAAAGTCAG GTGATGCCACCAGTGACCCCATTACCTTCAACACAAACCTGATGGGCTACCCAGACAGGCCCGGCTGGCTGCGCTATATACAGCGGACCACCCACAGTGACGGCGTCCTATATGGTTCCCCAACTGGCCAGCATGCGGGCAAGCCCACCATCATAGAG aTTACCGCTTATAACAGACGCTCCTTCGAGACGGCGCGCCACAATTTGGTTGTAAACATCATGGGAAATGAAG agTACCCTCTGCCCTACCAGGCTGAGTTCTACATAAAGAACATGAACGTGGAGGAGATGCTGGCCAGCGAGGTGCTGGGTGACTTCCTGGGCGCCGTGAAGAACGTGTGGCAGCCCGAGCGGCTCAACGCCATCAACATCACGTCGGCTCTGGACCGCGGCGGGCGCGTGCCGCTGCCCATCAACAACCTCAAAGAAGG TGTGTATGTGATGGTGGGCGCGGACGCCCCCTTCTCGTCGTGCCTGCGGGAGGTGGAGGGACCCCACAACCAGCTGCGCTGCAGCCAGGAGATGGAGCCCGCCATCAGCTGCGACAAGAAGTTCCGGGCGCAGTTCGACATCGACTGGTGCAAGATCTCACTG GTGGACATCAACAAGCTGGGGACCAGCCACAGCCACAACCGGCCCGATCCAGGCACGGGGATCCTGGCCGAGTTCGGGGAGTACAACCCCCCCTCAGAGTCCCTGAAGAGCCGCGACTACTACGCAGACTTCCTTGTGACGCTGGCCGTGCCCGCCGCCGTGGCCATGGTCCTGTTCGTCATCCTGGGCTATACCATGTGTTGTAGACGGGAAGGGGT GGATAAAAGAAACATGCAAACACCAGA CATCCAGCTGGTGCACCACAGCTCCATCCAGAAGTCCTCCAAGGAGCTGAGGAACATGTCCAAGAACCGCGAGATCTCCTGGCCCCTGTCCACGCTGCCCGTCTTCAACCCCGTCAGCGGGGAGGTGGTGCCCCCCATCCACCCGGACAACTACGAGACCACCAGCATGCCCCTCATGCAGGCTCAGAC AAACCTGCAAAACCAGATTACAATACCACAGCAGCGACCATCAG GTAAATGGTATTCCTGA
- the sgce gene encoding epsilon-sarcoglycan isoform X1, with product MFASAISIWMAIVYIVHANDVQHTNLHERNASMGLKQRPPLFRDVVTILSRSHADRNVYPSAGVLFVHVLEREYFKGEFPPYPKSGDATSDPITFNTNLMGYPDRPGWLRYIQRTTHSDGVLYGSPTGQHAGKPTIIEITAYNRRSFETARHNLVVNIMGNEEYPLPYQAEFYIKNMNVEEMLASEVLGDFLGAVKNVWQPERLNAINITSALDRGGRVPLPINNLKEGVYVMVGADAPFSSCLREVEGPHNQLRCSQEMEPAISCDKKFRAQFDIDWCKISLVDINKLGTSHSHNRPDPGTGILAEFGEYNPPSESLKSRDYYADFLVTLAVPAAVAMVLFVILGYTMCCRREGVDKRNMQTPDIQLVHHSSIQKSSKELRNMSKNREISWPLSTLPVFNPVSGEVVPPIHPDNYETTSMPLMQAQTNLQNQITIPQQRPSGWLQLTRFGELCVCVCVCVCVCVCVCVLDLFHSDLAKTRIQKVIRVDL from the exons ATGTTCGCCTCTGCAATTTCCATATGGATGGCTATAG TTTACATTGTGCATGCCAATGATGTCCAACACACCAATTTGCATGAGAGAAATGCCTCCATGGGCTTGAAGCAGAGACCACCGTTGTTCAGAGATG TGGTCACCATCTTGTCGAGGTCGCACGCGGACCGCAACGTCTACCCGTCTGCAGGGGTGCTGTTTGTCCACGTGTTGGAGAGAGAGTACTTCAAAGGAGAGTTCCCTCCGTACCCAAAGTCAG GTGATGCCACCAGTGACCCCATTACCTTCAACACAAACCTGATGGGCTACCCAGACAGGCCCGGCTGGCTGCGCTATATACAGCGGACCACCCACAGTGACGGCGTCCTATATGGTTCCCCAACTGGCCAGCATGCGGGCAAGCCCACCATCATAGAG aTTACCGCTTATAACAGACGCTCCTTCGAGACGGCGCGCCACAATTTGGTTGTAAACATCATGGGAAATGAAG agTACCCTCTGCCCTACCAGGCTGAGTTCTACATAAAGAACATGAACGTGGAGGAGATGCTGGCCAGCGAGGTGCTGGGTGACTTCCTGGGCGCCGTGAAGAACGTGTGGCAGCCCGAGCGGCTCAACGCCATCAACATCACGTCGGCTCTGGACCGCGGCGGGCGCGTGCCGCTGCCCATCAACAACCTCAAAGAAGG TGTGTATGTGATGGTGGGCGCGGACGCCCCCTTCTCGTCGTGCCTGCGGGAGGTGGAGGGACCCCACAACCAGCTGCGCTGCAGCCAGGAGATGGAGCCCGCCATCAGCTGCGACAAGAAGTTCCGGGCGCAGTTCGACATCGACTGGTGCAAGATCTCACTG GTGGACATCAACAAGCTGGGGACCAGCCACAGCCACAACCGGCCCGATCCAGGCACGGGGATCCTGGCCGAGTTCGGGGAGTACAACCCCCCCTCAGAGTCCCTGAAGAGCCGCGACTACTACGCAGACTTCCTTGTGACGCTGGCCGTGCCCGCCGCCGTGGCCATGGTCCTGTTCGTCATCCTGGGCTATACCATGTGTTGTAGACGGGAAGGGGT GGATAAAAGAAACATGCAAACACCAGA CATCCAGCTGGTGCACCACAGCTCCATCCAGAAGTCCTCCAAGGAGCTGAGGAACATGTCCAAGAACCGCGAGATCTCCTGGCCCCTGTCCACGCTGCCCGTCTTCAACCCCGTCAGCGGGGAGGTGGTGCCCCCCATCCACCCGGACAACTACGAGACCACCAGCATGCCCCTCATGCAGGCTCAGAC AAACCTGCAAAACCAGATTACAATACCACAGCAGCGACCATCAGGTTGGTTACAGCTTACTCGGTTCGgcgaactgtgtgtgtgtgtgtgtgtgtgtgtgtgtgtgtgtgtgtgtgtgtgtgtgt tggATTTATTTCACAGTGACTTGGCTAAAACTAGAATCCAAAAAGTCATTAGAGTGGATTTGTGA
- the sgce gene encoding epsilon-sarcoglycan isoform X2, whose amino-acid sequence MFASAISIWMAIVYIVHANDVQHTNLHERNASMGLKQRPPLFRDVVTILSRSHADRNVYPSAGVLFVHVLEREYFKGEFPPYPKSGDATSDPITFNTNLMGYPDRPGWLRYIQRTTHSDGVLYGSPTGQHAGKPTIIEITAYNRRSFETARHNLVVNIMGNEEYPLPYQAEFYIKNMNVEEMLASEVLGDFLGAVKNVWQPERLNAINITSALDRGGRVPLPINNLKEGVYVMVGADAPFSSCLREVEGPHNQLRCSQEMEPAISCDKKFRAQFDIDWCKISLVDINKLGTSHSHNRPDPGTGILAEFGEYNPPSESLKSRDYYADFLVTLAVPAAVAMVLFVILGYTMCCRREGVIQLVHHSSIQKSSKELRNMSKNREISWPLSTLPVFNPVSGEVVPPIHPDNYETTSMPLMQAQTNLQNQITIPQQRPSGWLQLTRFGELCVCVCVCVCVCVCVCVLDLFHSDLAKTRIQKVIRVDL is encoded by the exons ATGTTCGCCTCTGCAATTTCCATATGGATGGCTATAG TTTACATTGTGCATGCCAATGATGTCCAACACACCAATTTGCATGAGAGAAATGCCTCCATGGGCTTGAAGCAGAGACCACCGTTGTTCAGAGATG TGGTCACCATCTTGTCGAGGTCGCACGCGGACCGCAACGTCTACCCGTCTGCAGGGGTGCTGTTTGTCCACGTGTTGGAGAGAGAGTACTTCAAAGGAGAGTTCCCTCCGTACCCAAAGTCAG GTGATGCCACCAGTGACCCCATTACCTTCAACACAAACCTGATGGGCTACCCAGACAGGCCCGGCTGGCTGCGCTATATACAGCGGACCACCCACAGTGACGGCGTCCTATATGGTTCCCCAACTGGCCAGCATGCGGGCAAGCCCACCATCATAGAG aTTACCGCTTATAACAGACGCTCCTTCGAGACGGCGCGCCACAATTTGGTTGTAAACATCATGGGAAATGAAG agTACCCTCTGCCCTACCAGGCTGAGTTCTACATAAAGAACATGAACGTGGAGGAGATGCTGGCCAGCGAGGTGCTGGGTGACTTCCTGGGCGCCGTGAAGAACGTGTGGCAGCCCGAGCGGCTCAACGCCATCAACATCACGTCGGCTCTGGACCGCGGCGGGCGCGTGCCGCTGCCCATCAACAACCTCAAAGAAGG TGTGTATGTGATGGTGGGCGCGGACGCCCCCTTCTCGTCGTGCCTGCGGGAGGTGGAGGGACCCCACAACCAGCTGCGCTGCAGCCAGGAGATGGAGCCCGCCATCAGCTGCGACAAGAAGTTCCGGGCGCAGTTCGACATCGACTGGTGCAAGATCTCACTG GTGGACATCAACAAGCTGGGGACCAGCCACAGCCACAACCGGCCCGATCCAGGCACGGGGATCCTGGCCGAGTTCGGGGAGTACAACCCCCCCTCAGAGTCCCTGAAGAGCCGCGACTACTACGCAGACTTCCTTGTGACGCTGGCCGTGCCCGCCGCCGTGGCCATGGTCCTGTTCGTCATCCTGGGCTATACCATGTGTTGTAGACGGGAAGGGGT CATCCAGCTGGTGCACCACAGCTCCATCCAGAAGTCCTCCAAGGAGCTGAGGAACATGTCCAAGAACCGCGAGATCTCCTGGCCCCTGTCCACGCTGCCCGTCTTCAACCCCGTCAGCGGGGAGGTGGTGCCCCCCATCCACCCGGACAACTACGAGACCACCAGCATGCCCCTCATGCAGGCTCAGAC AAACCTGCAAAACCAGATTACAATACCACAGCAGCGACCATCAGGTTGGTTACAGCTTACTCGGTTCGgcgaactgtgtgtgtgtgtgtgtgtgtgtgtgtgtgtgtgtgtgtgtgtgtgtgtgt tggATTTATTTCACAGTGACTTGGCTAAAACTAGAATCCAAAAAGTCATTAGAGTGGATTTGTGA
- the sgce gene encoding epsilon-sarcoglycan isoform X4 has product MFASAISIWMAIVYIVHANDVQHTNLHERNASMGLKQRPPLFRDVVTILSRSHADRNVYPSAGVLFVHVLEREYFKGEFPPYPKSGDATSDPITFNTNLMGYPDRPGWLRYIQRTTHSDGVLYGSPTGQHAGKPTIIEITAYNRRSFETARHNLVVNIMGNEEYPLPYQAEFYIKNMNVEEMLASEVLGDFLGAVKNVWQPERLNAINITSALDRGGRVPLPINNLKEGVYVMVGADAPFSSCLREVEGPHNQLRCSQEMEPAISCDKKFRAQFDIDWCKISLVDINKLGTSHSHNRPDPGTGILAEFGEYNPPSESLKSRDYYADFLVTLAVPAAVAMVLFVILGYTMCCRREGVDKRNMQTPDIQLVHHSSIQKSSKELRNMSKNREISWPLSTLPVFNPVSGEVVPPIHPDNYETTSMPLMQAQTNLQNQITIPQQRPSGWLQLTRFGELCVCVCVCVCVCVGFISQ; this is encoded by the exons ATGTTCGCCTCTGCAATTTCCATATGGATGGCTATAG TTTACATTGTGCATGCCAATGATGTCCAACACACCAATTTGCATGAGAGAAATGCCTCCATGGGCTTGAAGCAGAGACCACCGTTGTTCAGAGATG TGGTCACCATCTTGTCGAGGTCGCACGCGGACCGCAACGTCTACCCGTCTGCAGGGGTGCTGTTTGTCCACGTGTTGGAGAGAGAGTACTTCAAAGGAGAGTTCCCTCCGTACCCAAAGTCAG GTGATGCCACCAGTGACCCCATTACCTTCAACACAAACCTGATGGGCTACCCAGACAGGCCCGGCTGGCTGCGCTATATACAGCGGACCACCCACAGTGACGGCGTCCTATATGGTTCCCCAACTGGCCAGCATGCGGGCAAGCCCACCATCATAGAG aTTACCGCTTATAACAGACGCTCCTTCGAGACGGCGCGCCACAATTTGGTTGTAAACATCATGGGAAATGAAG agTACCCTCTGCCCTACCAGGCTGAGTTCTACATAAAGAACATGAACGTGGAGGAGATGCTGGCCAGCGAGGTGCTGGGTGACTTCCTGGGCGCCGTGAAGAACGTGTGGCAGCCCGAGCGGCTCAACGCCATCAACATCACGTCGGCTCTGGACCGCGGCGGGCGCGTGCCGCTGCCCATCAACAACCTCAAAGAAGG TGTGTATGTGATGGTGGGCGCGGACGCCCCCTTCTCGTCGTGCCTGCGGGAGGTGGAGGGACCCCACAACCAGCTGCGCTGCAGCCAGGAGATGGAGCCCGCCATCAGCTGCGACAAGAAGTTCCGGGCGCAGTTCGACATCGACTGGTGCAAGATCTCACTG GTGGACATCAACAAGCTGGGGACCAGCCACAGCCACAACCGGCCCGATCCAGGCACGGGGATCCTGGCCGAGTTCGGGGAGTACAACCCCCCCTCAGAGTCCCTGAAGAGCCGCGACTACTACGCAGACTTCCTTGTGACGCTGGCCGTGCCCGCCGCCGTGGCCATGGTCCTGTTCGTCATCCTGGGCTATACCATGTGTTGTAGACGGGAAGGGGT GGATAAAAGAAACATGCAAACACCAGA CATCCAGCTGGTGCACCACAGCTCCATCCAGAAGTCCTCCAAGGAGCTGAGGAACATGTCCAAGAACCGCGAGATCTCCTGGCCCCTGTCCACGCTGCCCGTCTTCAACCCCGTCAGCGGGGAGGTGGTGCCCCCCATCCACCCGGACAACTACGAGACCACCAGCATGCCCCTCATGCAGGCTCAGAC AAACCTGCAAAACCAGATTACAATACCACAGCAGCGACCATCAGGTTGGTTACAGCTTACTCGGTTCGgcgaactgtgtgtgtgtgtgtgtgtgtgtgtgtgtgtgtgtgt tggATTTATTTCACAGTGA